From the Neoarius graeffei isolate fNeoGra1 chromosome 1, fNeoGra1.pri, whole genome shotgun sequence genome, one window contains:
- the LOC132865537 gene encoding zinc finger BED domain-containing protein 4-like: protein MEASDDDPAYVVKFKAVFEKELSQREDALNHGWLRVATALDPRFKDLKCLPRGERGEVWTSIEALVQKQPGRATPERTEEPARKRSLLLYNSDSESEDEDWPKGALTRYRAEPTISERDCPLQWWSTHEGAHPQLSALARKYLGSPATSVPCERLFSLAGNIAQKKRAALSSENVNRLVCLNNWLKEKEQ, encoded by the exons ATGGAGGCCTCAGATGACGACCCAGCTTATGTGGTGAAGTTCAAGGCTGTGTTTGAAAAGGAACTGTCTCAACGCGAGGATGCCCTCAACCATGGATGGCTCAGAGTGGCAACAGCACTTGACCCTCGTTTTAAG GACCTAAAGTGTCTACCAAGAGGAGAGCGAGGAGAGGTGTGGACCAGCATTGAGGCActggtgcaaaaacaaccaggCAGAGCCACTCCGGAACGCACAGAGGAGCCAGCAAGGAAGAGGAGCCTCCTGCTGTATAATTCAGATTCTGAATCGGAGGATGAAGATTGGCCCAAAGGAGCCTTGACCCGTTACAGGGCAGAGCCTACCATCAGTGAGAGAGACTGCCCACTGCAGTGGTGGTCCACTCATGAGGGAGCCCATCCACAGCTCTCTGCCCTGGCCCGCAAGTATCTGGGCAGCCCTGCCACTTCTGTCCCTTGCGAAAGATTATTCTCCCTGGCAGGTAATATAGCTCAAAAGAAGAGGGCAGCCTTGAGCTCCGAAAATGTCAACAGGCTAGTTTGTCTCAACAActggctgaaagagaaggagcagtAA